A genomic region of Branchiostoma lanceolatum isolate klBraLanc5 chromosome 4, klBraLanc5.hap2, whole genome shotgun sequence contains the following coding sequences:
- the LOC136433636 gene encoding patched domain-containing protein 3-like gives MINTENLTSPVRDQDFKVTDNLGGLLRDENGRIIQAGAAMMWYAAQTSNGKDDTDEFKEIQEAWEIEFVNAVNEESVNSGNNITLFPSPFSSAVLDNNTVGDVPLLMAGCCIILVYVICQLGQFNRLQHKVYLTLVGVLCIGLAIAGGIGLCLLLGLTYNYIHSMLPFLILGIGVDDMFVIVTTWNNLTPEQKTLDVRQQAALTLSHAGVSITVTSLTDIASFGIGATTIIPGLQSFCIFATVSIFLVFVYSCTIFMAALVLDLRRLEERRDACCFVRLDTQYEPSACSQQDLLQLFFQNIYSPVLMKTPVKILVAVATVGLFSASMVGTISLEQEFDYIKHMTDYESGLAKYTRKVEQYYPDDGAPVHFYIGDIDYYHERDKLKALYEALDASPFLKEGSVTSWYHDFGIWINSNKNQSLLEPDGFPEDISDFYLWLIEFLVTDGKHQIMNVRFRPELESILEAMRENAEENEEDEEEAAGTSEWETNEELEDLLALWKFLPEGAVTPFVATRLETKCRLMETSQEEIAAMNSLYQIADNMEFSSTAFPFSIFFSAWQTDEVIQEELFRNIGLGLAVVLMIGLLLLADIVTCFWVFICVSFTLVDVMGMMHFWGVEINIVSSILVIVALGLSVDYAAHLGVMFLTLPGTKQERASKSLGAIGPAVFNGGFSTLLAVVVLSGSSSYTFNTFFKVFFLVVLFGLWHGLVFLPVLLSWFGPDYQELASKHTAGSKERKTASKKKRKITSLWERETSGPSKEKKCAHSEGGRDVGNLIINITMNDKQVITSSMESTSFQVNGQPHLPEKTIPTQVDPPTNNTYSSGIPKPDYDDAPTKPPTAGEGSVPVTTCITGQSENAKISVEIKITKG, from the exons ATGATCAACACTGAAAATTTAACCAG CCCAGTGAGAGACCAAGATTTCAAAGTGACGGATAATCTGGGTGGTCTACTGAGGGATGAGAATGGAAGGATCATACAGGCCGGGGCTGCCATGATGTGGTATGCTGCACAGACTAGCAATGGGAAGGATGACACGGATGAG TTCAAGGAAATTCAAGAGGCATGGGAGATTGAGTTTGTCAACGCTGTCAATGAAGAGAGCGTGAACAGTGGGAACAACATAACCCTCTTCCCATCTCCTTTTTCCAG CGCTGTCCTAGACAATAACACAGTGGGAGATGTGCCACTTTTGATGGCTGGCTGTTGCATCATTTTAGTCTACGTCATCTGCCAGCTTGGCCAGTTCAACCGCCTTCAGCACAAG GTTTACCTAACATTGGTGGGAGTGCTTTGCATTGGACTTGCTATCGCAGGAGGGATAGGCCTCTGCTTACTACTTGGTCTGACTTATAATTACATCCACTCTATGCTGCCTTTCCTAATCTTGG GCATTGGAGTAGATGACATGTTCGTGATTGTGACCACCTGGAACAACCTGACCCCTGAGCAGAAGACCCTGGACGTCAGGCAGCAGGCTGCCCTTACGCTCAGTCACGCCGGAGTGTCCATTACTGTAACCTCGCTCACCGACATCGCGTCATTCGGAATAGGAGCCACAACT ATAATTCCAGGCCTCCAGTCCTTCTGTATCTTTGCGACTGTCAGCATCTTCCTCGTATTCGTCTATTCCTGCACCATCTTCATGGCTGCTCTGGTGCTGGACCTCAGACGTCTGGAG GAACGCCGTGATGCCTGCTGTTTTGTGAGGCTTGACACTCAGTATGAGCCATCAGCCTGCTCTCAGCAGGACCTACTGCAgcttttctttcaaaacatttaTTCACCTGTACTAATGAAGACCCCAGTCAAG ATTTTGGTGGCTGTGGCAACTGTGGGCCTGTTCTCAGCCAGTATGGTGGGAACAATCAGCCTGGAGCAGGAGTTTGATTACATCAAGCACATGACCGACTACGAGTCTGGATTGGCAAAATACACCAGGAAAGTTGAACAG TATTATCCAGATGACGGAGCACCCGTTCACTTCTACATAG GTGACATTGATTACTACCATGAACGGGACAAGCTCAAAGCTCTGTATGAGGCACTTGATGCCAGTCCTTTCCTCAAAGAAGGAAGTGTTACTAGTTGGTACCACGATTTTGGCATCTGGATAAACAGCAACAAGAACCAAAGTTTGCTTGAACCAG ATGGCTTTCCTGAGGACATCTCTGATTTCTATCTGTGGCTTATAGAATTTCTGGTAACCGATGGAAAACACCAGATCATGAATGTCCGTTTTCGTCCAGAGCTCGAATCAATCCTTGAGGCAATGAGGGAGAATGCTGAGG aaaacgaagAAGACGAAGAGGAAGCTGCTGGGACATCAGAATGGGAGACGAATGAGGAGCTTGAAGACCTCTTGGCTTTATGGAAATTTCTACCGGAAGGTGCTGTCACCCCATTTGTG GCAACCAGGTTGGAAACCAAGTGCCGGCTGATGGAGACTTCCCAGGAGGAGATTGCAGCCATGAACAGTCTTTACCAGATTGCTGACAACATGGAGTTCTCCAGTACAGCCTTCCCATTCAGCATATTCTTCAGTGCGTGGCAAACCGACGAG GTCATCCAAGAAGAGCTGTTCCGTAACATAGGGCTGGGCCTAGCCGTGGTGCTGATGATCGGGCTGCTCCTATTGGCCGACATCGTCACCTGCTTCTGGGTCTTCATTTGTGTTTCCTTCACGTTG GTTGACGTGATGGGAATGATGCACTTCTGGGGAGTGGAAATCAACATCGTCTCCTCCATCCTGGTGATTGTGGCCCTGGGACTGAGTGTGGACTATGCTGCACATCTTGGGGTGATGTTTCTGACTCTTCCCGGTACCAAACAAG AACGTGCCTCCAAAAGTTTGGGTGCCATTGGTCCGGCTGTGTTTAATGGAGGCTTCAGCACACTGTTGGctgttgttgtcctttcagGGTCTTCATCTTACACCTTCAATACTTTCTTCAAG GTGTTCTTCCTGGTGGTGTTGTTTGGTCTGTGGCACGGGCTGGTGTTCCTCCCAGTCTTACTCAGCTGGTTCGGCCCAGACTACCAGGAGCTGGCCTCCAAACATACTGCAGGTTCAAAAGAGAGAAAAACTGCCAGtaaaaagaagaggaagatcACCAGTCTGTGGGAGAGAGAGACTTCAGGGCCATCAAAGGAGAAGAAGTGTGCCCACTCGGAGGGTGGGAGGGATGTTGGTAACCTTATCATCAACATTACTATGAATGAT AAACAAGTCATTACCAGCAGCATGGAAAGCACCTCCTTCCAGGTCAATGGGCAACCACACCTTCCTGAGAAGACTATCCCCACTCAAGTGGACCCTCCCACGAACAACACCTACTCATCAGGCATACCGAAGCCAGACTATGATGATGCACCGACCAAGCCACCGACAGCTGGGGAGGGTAGTGTGCCAGTTACAACCTGCATAACAGGACAGTCAGAAAATGCCAAGATCTCTGTCGAGATCAAGATTACTAAAGGCTGA
- the LOC136433637 gene encoding F-box/LRR-repeat protein 14-like: MMHSKIDSNHIEVLEKKSSKKKLKKDKSNSRCSSPINGQLHEEPLSPNWSVLPPDIFFIIFSYLTPSDRASIRVVCKTFQRMIDHPSVWRHKVVYLCYISKYEQTGMWTLLQSRKIERVMVQRMSDNDCKKLRENLPQLKGLQILQFQKYKQLRLLKDLTELRQLRLGDCTKFTDKELVTGVTIFQHLTVLELSNINMLRDNAFKQLVRLKNLEELTVRRCLRASSMFAISGMGLQYVLFRLPKLRCLTLYAVGLSSDELSLSFTPPKGRVEPPRHRPGYYPRYSGSKKNAPFPDIPEEEAPSIQKLQLQSLTLTHSLSWPMTEEALSQLDTVETLCLNSCYLFRRRDLPVEDVTSIFRKLINVKSLDLASTNCKNTCLEHMPGGLESLDLRDCYSVSGIGLQSLSDRAGPNMKHLGLALCNRVSNHPLSMLHTMFPNLETLDLSSCRCVTQDTLAKLLKLEKLRWLGLRGCTQLTLEAVQKMQEMSGNRIRVEGPSLR; this comes from the exons ATGATGCATTCTAAAATAGACTCTAACCACATCGAGGTCTTGGAAAAGAAAAGCTCCAAGAAAAAGCTCAAGAAGGACAAAAGCAACTCCAGATGTTCCTCACCCATCAACGGACAGCTTCACGAAGAGCCGTTGTCGCCGAACTGGTCGGTTCTACCTCCTGACATCTTCTTCATCATATTCTCCTACCTGACCCCGTCGGACCGTGCCAGTATTAGAGTCGTGTGCAAGACTTTCCAGAGGATGATCGACCACCCTTCGGTGTGGAGACACAAGGTGGTTTACCTGTGCTATATAAGTAAGTATGAACAAACCGGAATGTGGACGCTACTACAGAGCCGCAAGATAGAGAGGGTGATGGTGCAGAGGATGTCGGACAACGACTGTAAAAAACTGCGGGAGAACCTCCCCCAGCTGAAGGGTCTACAGATCCTCCAGTTTCAGAAGTACAAGCAGCTGCGTCTGCTGAAGGACCTGACGGAGCTGCGGCAGCTCCGCCTGGGGGACTGCACAAAGTTCACGGACAAGGAGCTGGTGACGGGCGTGACGATCTTCCAGCACCTCACCGTGTTGGAGCTGAGTAACATCAACATGCTGAGGGACAATGCCTTTAAGCAGCTGGTCAGACTGAAGAACCTAGAGGAGCTGACGGTACGCAGATGTCTACGAGCCTCCTCCATGTTCGCTATCTCGGGGATGGGACTCCAGTACGTGCTGTTTAGACTGCCCAAGTTGAGATGTCTGACGCTGTATGCTGTCGGGCTGTCCAGCGATGAGCTGTCACTGTCTTTTACTCCTCCAAAAGGCCGTGTGGAGCCTCCCCGTCACCGGCCCGGCTACTACCCCCGGTATTCTGGTTCGAAAAAGAATG CCCCTTTCCCAGACATTCCTGAGGAGGAGGCTCCCAGCATACAGAAGCTGCAGCTCCAGTCGCTGACCCTCACCCACTCCCTCAGCTGGCCCATGACGGAGGAGGCACTCTCACAGCTCGACACGGTGGAAACTCTGTGCCTCAACTCCTGTTACCTGTTCCGCAG GCGAGATCTCCCAGTGGAGGACGTCACTTCTATATTCCGCAAGCTGATCAACGTCAAGTCTTTAGACCTAGCCT CCACCAACTGTAAGAACACGTGTCTGGAGCACATGCCGGGCGGTCTGGAGTCGCTGGACCTGCGGGACTGTTACAGCGTGTCCGGGATCGGCCTGCAGTCGCTGTCGGACCGTGCAGGCCCCAACATGAAGCACCTGGGCCTGGCGCTGTGCAACCGCGTCTCCAACCACCCCCTATCCATGCTGCACACCATGTTTCCCAACCTGGAGACGCTGGACCTAAG TAGCTGCAGGTGCGTGACTCAGGACACCCTGGCGAAGCTGCTGAAGCTGGAGAAGCTGCGGTGGCTGGGCCTGCGGGGGTGCACGCAGCTCACGCTGGAGGCCGTGCAGAAGATGCAGGAGATGTCAGGGAACAGGATACGTGTGGAGGGCCCGTCCCTGAGGTAG